The proteins below are encoded in one region of Nitrospira sp.:
- a CDS encoding IS3 family transposase, translating into MRTLRLQYPLTLLCRVLNVSRIGYYPWCTRRPSKRARENPWLEVAIQAAYVRTRQTYGPERLQAELRADGFPAGIDRIKRLRKKLGLRCTQVRRFATTTDSTHALPVGETCWLRPYHQATE; encoded by the coding sequence ATGAGGACGCTGCGGCTCCAGTATCCGTTGACGCTGTTGTGTCGGGTACTTAACGTGTCCCGAATCGGCTACTATCCCTGGTGTACCCGCCGTCCCTCGAAACGCGCCCGGGAGAACCCGTGGCTGGAAGTGGCGATCCAGGCTGCGTATGTGCGGACCCGCCAGACATATGGTCCAGAACGACTGCAAGCCGAACTACGTGCGGACGGCTTTCCAGCGGGGATCGACCGCATCAAGCGGCTGCGGAAGAAACTGGGCCTGCGCTGTACACAGGTGCGTCGATTCGCGACGACCACGGATTCGACGCATGCGCTGCCGGTCGGGGAAACGTGCTGGCTCAGACCTTACCACCAGGCGACCGAATGA
- a CDS encoding transposase, which produces MNRQTKAYRHRPLSEEARARNRTKSKVRANVEHAFLVIKRIFGWATVRYRRLAKNAHWLYISCGLANLYVARRRLMAGA; this is translated from the coding sequence ATGAACCGCCAGACCAAAGCGTATCGGCATCGGCCACTGAGTGAGGAGGCGCGGGCTCGGAACCGCACGAAATCAAAAGTGCGGGCGAACGTCGAACATGCCTTCTTGGTCATCAAGCGGATCTTCGGGTGGGCCACAGTCCGGTACCGCAGGCTGGCAAAGAATGCGCACTGGCTGTATATCAGCTGCGGGTTAGCGAATCTCTATGTCGCGCGGAGGCGGCTCATGGCAGGGGCGTAG
- a CDS encoding prepilin-type N-terminal cleavage/methylation domain-containing protein → MKEGGLTLVEVLVTMTIVVLLASIAMPLSKVSTKRTHEIQLRQQLRIVRGAIDLFKMEWNRDGNVLLGPVCLKNKLVCKEVSGPYGYPKSLNMLLGVKLTGEEATVRGTTVRRYLRVMPVDPLTGKSDWLLRCYKDHPKPTSWCGEDVYDVMTQSEATALDGSKYQDW, encoded by the coding sequence GTGAAGGAGGGTGGGCTAACATTAGTCGAAGTCCTTGTTACCATGACAATTGTCGTTCTGTTGGCCTCGATAGCCATGCCGCTCAGTAAGGTATCGACCAAACGAACGCATGAAATTCAGCTGCGCCAACAACTTCGAATCGTTCGCGGTGCTATTGATCTGTTCAAGATGGAGTGGAATCGTGACGGGAATGTCCTGCTGGGACCTGTGTGTCTGAAGAATAAGTTGGTCTGCAAGGAAGTCTCCGGCCCCTACGGATATCCAAAGTCACTGAATATGTTATTGGGGGTGAAGCTCACCGGAGAAGAGGCAACTGTTCGAGGCACGACGGTTAGGCGTTATTTACGGGTCATGCCGGTAGATCCTCTGACGGGAAAATCTGATTGGCTGTTGCGTTGTTACAAAGACCATCCAAAGCCGACGAGCTGGTGTGGCGAGGATGTCTACGATGTAATGACACAGAGCGAAGCCACTGCGTTGGATGGCAGCAAGTATCAGGATTGGTAG
- a CDS encoding prepilin-type N-terminal cleavage/methylation domain-containing protein, translating to MEDERGFTLVELMIVVSIVGILATIAAPSYQSSLIRAKETVLRQDLFTLRELLDHHRADQGKYPPSLEGLVSAGYLRAIPKDPFTNSSTSWQEITEPTEGGIFDVYSGSDLVGTNDTPYNKW from the coding sequence ATGGAAGATGAAAGAGGATTCACACTCGTCGAGCTGATGATCGTGGTATCCATTGTTGGGATTTTAGCCACGATCGCCGCTCCATCGTATCAATCATCCCTGATTAGAGCGAAGGAAACGGTCTTGAGACAGGATCTTTTTACTCTTCGCGAGTTGCTCGATCATCACCGTGCCGACCAGGGCAAGTATCCCCCATCCTTAGAAGGCTTGGTGTCCGCGGGATATCTTAGGGCTATCCCGAAAGACCCATTTACGAATTCGTCGACTTCCTGGCAAGAAATTACCGAGCCGACAGAGGGCGGCATCTTTGATGTGTATTCGGGATCCGACTTGGTGGGGACAAATGACACTCCCTATAACAAATGGTGA
- a CDS encoding LysM peptidoglycan-binding domain-containing protein, whose amino-acid sequence MMSGVVLMGMVACSPLEPLLDPERSDLQLTVDTLNSSLRNAQRTITELQTEVDRRRQSYADLQILRAQLEGTGREVERRLAEARRVVDLQREELARARSERERMGRTTTALQSQLRHLRKQLSHPGKQTQGAVSPASVTAQQDERVDATKEGFAQEAQRDEVQESLDRISSARAASVFTHSPTASRHVSVAIRPGDTLWSLARRHQTTVAYLMVINELIDDRIHVGQLLSVPMRSADAFEDEGM is encoded by the coding sequence ATGATGAGCGGAGTTGTTCTGATGGGGATGGTGGCATGTAGTCCACTTGAACCTCTCTTGGATCCTGAGAGGTCGGATCTCCAACTCACTGTCGATACCCTCAACAGTTCATTACGAAACGCCCAACGAACGATTACCGAACTCCAGACAGAAGTTGATCGGCGGCGCCAATCATACGCGGATCTACAGATTCTCCGAGCTCAACTCGAGGGGACTGGTCGGGAAGTGGAACGTCGGCTGGCCGAAGCTCGCCGCGTGGTTGATCTCCAACGGGAAGAGTTGGCCAGAGCGCGCTCTGAGCGAGAGCGGATGGGGCGAACGACAACCGCATTACAGAGTCAGCTGCGGCACCTCCGCAAACAGTTGTCACACCCCGGAAAACAGACGCAGGGAGCAGTGTCGCCGGCCTCGGTCACTGCGCAGCAGGATGAGCGAGTGGATGCGACTAAAGAGGGTTTTGCCCAAGAGGCTCAGCGGGACGAGGTTCAGGAATCGCTGGACAGGATCTCTTCGGCCAGAGCAGCCTCGGTTTTTACGCATTCTCCAACTGCCTCACGTCATGTGAGTGTGGCGATTAGGCCTGGAGATACGCTTTGGAGCCTCGCGAGGCGACATCAGACAACAGTGGCATACCTCATGGTCATCAATGAGCTTATCGATGATCGCATTCACGTGGGTCAACTCCTCAGTGTGCCGATGCGATCTGCCGATGCCTTCGAAGATGAAGGGATGTAG
- a CDS encoding type II secretion system F family protein has protein sequence MAVFAYRVARPDGSMLNGHVEGEEEALVRARLEAQGLLVFHLHRRGISTVQVAKPWFRGRLPVGQFLIFNQELLALIRSGLPILRVWDLLIERAGHPGFQQTLREVKGDIRGGASASDALGKHAAYFSDLYVATIRAGEQSGNLPDVLQRYVTYLKLMVALRQKVTKAISYPIVLVLIGIAVIGFLLTYVMPTFVSVYGESARTLPWATQLLLKAVTHAEAWAIPAVAAVGAVLVGIRAYYRTSVGRVSIDRLFLKLPLVGQIIVQHNTIQLARTLGTILGGGTPLVDALHSARTAVSNQFVSQQLAPAVDEIREGATLAKALDRPKVLPRLAIEMLAVGEETGSLDAMLRDIAEFYEGDLDTRLATLTTWIEPALLLIMGVMVGGIVIVMYLPVFQMAGAVGG, from the coding sequence ATGGCAGTATTTGCGTACCGAGTAGCGCGTCCCGATGGCTCCATGTTGAACGGCCATGTTGAAGGAGAAGAGGAGGCGCTCGTTCGTGCCAGGCTGGAAGCGCAGGGGCTCTTGGTGTTTCATCTGCATCGGCGTGGAATATCCACAGTCCAAGTGGCGAAGCCTTGGTTTCGTGGACGGCTTCCGGTTGGACAGTTCTTGATCTTCAACCAAGAGCTCTTGGCGCTCATCAGATCGGGATTGCCGATCTTACGAGTCTGGGACTTGCTCATCGAACGAGCTGGACATCCTGGATTTCAACAGACCCTCCGCGAGGTGAAGGGGGATATTCGAGGTGGTGCCTCCGCCTCGGATGCGCTAGGAAAACACGCCGCATATTTTTCAGATCTCTATGTTGCGACCATACGAGCAGGAGAACAATCCGGCAACCTTCCGGATGTGCTCCAACGGTACGTGACGTATCTGAAACTGATGGTCGCCCTTCGTCAAAAGGTGACCAAGGCTATCTCCTATCCGATTGTTCTTGTCCTCATTGGCATCGCAGTGATTGGTTTTCTGTTGACCTATGTGATGCCGACCTTTGTATCAGTGTACGGAGAATCGGCGAGGACCTTACCATGGGCAACCCAATTACTACTCAAGGCCGTGACCCATGCTGAGGCATGGGCTATTCCGGCAGTGGCTGCCGTAGGCGCCGTCTTGGTGGGCATACGAGCGTACTACAGGACGTCGGTCGGGCGTGTGTCGATCGATCGCCTTTTTCTGAAACTTCCCCTGGTGGGTCAAATTATCGTCCAACACAATACCATCCAACTTGCGAGAACGTTGGGAACGATTCTCGGCGGTGGTACTCCGCTTGTGGATGCGCTGCACAGCGCGAGAACGGCGGTTTCAAACCAGTTTGTTTCGCAACAGCTGGCGCCGGCTGTCGATGAGATTCGTGAAGGTGCGACCCTCGCGAAGGCGTTGGACCGACCGAAGGTCCTTCCTCGACTTGCGATCGAGATGCTCGCGGTGGGGGAGGAGACTGGTTCTCTGGATGCGATGCTGAGAGATATCGCAGAGTTCTATGAGGGGGACCTTGATACTAGGCTTGCTACGCTCACCACATGGATTGAACCGGCACTCCTACTCATCATGGGAGTAATGGTCGGTGGGATCGTCATTGTGATGTATTTACCGGTCTTTCAGATGGCTGGAGCGGTTGGGGGTTAG
- the tadA gene encoding Flp pilus assembly complex ATPase component TadA: MPGSLVRPSLADVVVRQGLLDKHTVDEVLHRLNQVPATLGPTLVAEGLLSEDQLAQALATRYDLPYDALVDFRVDPRYFETMSVKLMQRVPFVPIAEHSGMVTIAIADPQNLLALDELELLIQKPLDRVVSSKSAILAALERSEGSSHALRELEAEYRSVLVKEDDRGEEISALDQASEDQSPAVKLLDSILLSAMQRRASDIHIEAADRSTKVKLRVDGILIPAMEPLDIRLHAPLVSRLKVMSELDIAERRVPQDGSFRMRLDRKTVDFRVSILPSVFGESVVIRILDRDSIATGVSALKLERLGFNSEDLKRFRRAITRPYGMVLVTGPTGSGKTTTLYAAISEMNTLEDKLITIEDPVEYQFPGVVQIPVNEKKGLTFARGLRSILRHDPDKIMVGEIRDPETAQIAIQSALTGHLVLTTVHANNVFDVIGRFASMGIDTYNFLAALNCVLAQRLVRILCPSCRTAVEAQQVLIEESGLDYEQYKDTPFYEGKGCPQCHGTGYRGRKCITEFLDLTDEIKEMIHAERPLSEIRYRAVTDGMITLRQSALKKMLNGETSLREVNRVTFSEEG, from the coding sequence ATGCCGGGTAGCCTTGTGCGTCCTTCCCTGGCAGACGTGGTGGTAAGGCAGGGCCTGCTCGATAAGCACACTGTTGACGAGGTCCTCCATCGATTGAACCAAGTGCCTGCCACATTGGGGCCAACGCTAGTAGCTGAAGGGCTTCTCTCAGAAGACCAGTTGGCCCAGGCCTTGGCCACACGATACGATCTTCCGTACGACGCACTCGTCGATTTTCGTGTCGATCCTCGATATTTCGAGACCATGTCCGTCAAACTCATGCAGCGCGTTCCCTTTGTGCCTATCGCTGAGCATTCAGGCATGGTGACGATCGCCATTGCAGATCCTCAAAATCTGTTAGCGCTTGATGAGTTGGAACTCCTGATTCAGAAGCCGCTGGATCGAGTTGTCAGCTCCAAGAGCGCCATTCTGGCCGCACTGGAACGGAGTGAAGGATCGAGTCACGCGCTGCGTGAGCTCGAAGCGGAATATCGATCAGTTCTCGTGAAAGAAGATGATCGAGGAGAAGAAATCTCTGCGCTTGATCAGGCCAGCGAAGATCAAAGTCCTGCCGTCAAATTACTGGACTCGATCTTGCTCAGTGCGATGCAACGTCGCGCCAGCGATATTCACATTGAGGCGGCCGACCGTTCAACGAAAGTGAAGCTTCGTGTCGACGGTATCCTGATTCCAGCCATGGAACCGCTGGATATTCGATTGCACGCTCCCTTGGTCTCACGCCTGAAGGTTATGTCGGAGCTTGACATTGCTGAGCGTCGAGTACCTCAAGACGGAAGTTTTCGTATGAGACTGGATCGGAAGACAGTGGATTTCCGCGTGTCGATCCTGCCAAGCGTGTTTGGTGAGTCGGTCGTCATCAGAATACTTGATCGAGACTCCATCGCGACCGGAGTATCAGCCTTGAAGCTGGAACGGCTCGGTTTTAATTCGGAAGATCTGAAGCGGTTTCGTCGAGCCATCACTCGACCATACGGCATGGTATTGGTGACCGGGCCGACCGGAAGCGGAAAGACAACGACCTTGTATGCGGCCATCTCTGAAATGAACACGCTCGAAGACAAACTCATCACAATCGAAGATCCGGTTGAATACCAATTTCCAGGTGTGGTGCAGATTCCTGTCAATGAAAAAAAGGGGCTGACGTTTGCACGAGGCCTGCGGTCCATCCTTCGCCATGACCCGGACAAGATCATGGTCGGCGAAATTCGAGATCCTGAGACCGCCCAGATCGCCATTCAATCAGCTTTGACAGGCCATCTCGTTTTGACGACCGTTCATGCGAACAATGTGTTTGATGTCATTGGGCGATTCGCGTCGATGGGGATCGATACCTATAATTTCTTGGCCGCGCTCAACTGCGTGTTGGCGCAGAGGTTGGTCCGAATCTTATGTCCGTCCTGTCGGACAGCCGTAGAAGCGCAACAAGTCCTCATTGAAGAATCTGGATTGGATTACGAGCAGTACAAAGATACGCCGTTCTATGAGGGGAAGGGATGCCCACAATGCCACGGCACCGGATATCGAGGCAGAAAATGCATCACGGAATTTCTCGATTTGACGGATGAGATCAAGGAAATGATTCATGCGGAACGGCCGTTGTCGGAGATTCGGTATCGAGCGGTGACGGACGGGATGATTACGCTTCGGCAATCGGCACTCAAGAAGATGTTGAATGGGGAGACATCGCTTCGCGAGGTCAATCGTGTAACCTTCAGTGAAGAGGGATGA
- a CDS encoding PilN domain-containing protein encodes MSTFLKSLKFNWLKGGGDEQFQVNLCSRYRSAVAPLRLLLIGSCVLLVSDMLWNLAQAVATYQECRMIEDQLQRVRQQDLDFIAEATHERVDLSDQAVSRLSFEIELANQLLQKRTFSWTKFLTELEQTVPSRLALNSVRLDQAGTMVRVTGAAMTLEDVTAFTVGLQDHAMFKDPILAQHRAGQNGLVEFDVTVQYRQDGV; translated from the coding sequence ATGAGCACATTTCTTAAATCATTGAAGTTCAACTGGCTGAAAGGCGGTGGTGACGAACAGTTTCAGGTCAATCTATGCAGCCGATACCGCTCCGCTGTGGCTCCCCTGCGTCTTCTGTTGATAGGGAGCTGTGTCCTTCTTGTGTCTGACATGCTCTGGAATCTCGCGCAAGCCGTGGCGACCTATCAAGAGTGTCGAATGATTGAAGATCAATTGCAGCGAGTCCGGCAGCAGGACCTTGACTTTATTGCGGAGGCGACGCATGAACGAGTCGATTTATCGGATCAGGCAGTAAGTCGTCTGTCTTTCGAGATCGAATTGGCCAACCAACTTCTTCAAAAGAGAACATTTTCGTGGACAAAGTTTCTGACAGAATTAGAGCAGACCGTCCCTTCACGTCTGGCACTGAACAGTGTGCGTCTTGATCAAGCGGGGACCATGGTTCGAGTAACCGGGGCCGCGATGACGTTGGAGGACGTCACGGCATTCACCGTAGGGCTTCAGGATCATGCGATGTTTAAAGATCCAATACTCGCGCAACACCGTGCCGGCCAAAATGGGTTGGTGGAATTTGATGTCACCGTACAGTATCGCCAGGATGGAGTGTAA
- the pilO gene encoding type 4a pilus biogenesis protein PilO encodes MKERLIVVLRHPFAPLLPWTSVVVSLLIMVFVVRDVGLAGLLSARDRLEKDWVATRQLLLQHREARKAQKDLTEVWALLPDEQDFAPLALGISEEAKRNRVTMPTLSYRTEPTVVANTSKGLLQGPMSGRYEDLRRFIHNLETADELLFIEDLELSRSGNAQDDVLTFNITIATYLRADSEKPILPDVGR; translated from the coding sequence ATGAAAGAGCGCCTGATTGTCGTGCTGCGGCATCCTTTCGCACCATTGCTTCCTTGGACGAGCGTCGTCGTGAGCCTTCTGATCATGGTGTTCGTGGTACGAGATGTCGGGTTAGCCGGTCTTCTGTCGGCACGAGATCGCTTAGAGAAGGATTGGGTCGCAACACGGCAGTTGCTGCTACAGCACCGAGAGGCTAGAAAAGCACAAAAAGACCTGACGGAAGTGTGGGCCTTGTTGCCAGACGAACAGGATTTTGCTCCCTTGGCTCTGGGGATTTCTGAAGAAGCGAAGCGTAATCGAGTGACCATGCCGACCTTATCATATCGGACAGAACCGACGGTCGTTGCCAATACGAGTAAAGGGTTGCTTCAGGGACCAATGAGCGGACGCTATGAGGATCTCCGACGGTTCATCCATAACCTGGAGACCGCGGATGAGTTGTTGTTCATAGAAGATTTGGAACTCAGTCGATCTGGAAACGCACAAGATGATGTCTTGACCTTCAATATCACGATTGCGACGTATCTTCGTGCCGATTCGGAGAAGCCTATCTTGCCGGACGTAGGGCGATAG
- a CDS encoding glutamate-5-semialdehyde dehydrogenase produces the protein MPEYVLELVSKAQRATRRLASLSTSTKNHALLAMAEALEAKSGELLSANERDLAAFGTAPEKKAMADRLRLTEKRIGEMAAGIREVEKLPDPVGIMGTMWTRPNGMQVGRVRVPIGVIGIIYESRPNVTADSAALCLKSGNVCVLRGGSEAIHSNTMIARILSEASEKAGVPSGAITFIERADRELVPVLLKQDRFIDLIIPRGGESLMKLIAEHSTIPVVKHDAGVCHVYVDAEADPAMAEAICVNAKVQRPSTCNAMETLLVHQSMARTLLPKLAVRLKAGNVELRGCPKTCQLIADAKPASEQDYGREFLDLILAVKIVKNMDEAMEHIAQYGSRHTEAIVTTDYGRAMRFLKEIDAGAVLVNASTRLNDGYQFGLGAEIGISTSRIHARGPMGLEELTCSKFIVLGNGQLRD, from the coding sequence ATACCGGAGTATGTGCTGGAGCTAGTTTCCAAGGCCCAACGGGCAACGAGGCGGTTGGCGTCACTCTCCACATCGACCAAGAATCATGCGTTGCTCGCGATGGCGGAGGCACTGGAAGCGAAGTCCGGCGAATTGCTCAGCGCCAATGAACGGGACCTCGCTGCGTTCGGCACGGCGCCTGAGAAAAAAGCCATGGCAGACCGGTTACGGCTGACCGAGAAACGGATTGGAGAGATGGCGGCCGGCATTCGCGAAGTGGAGAAGCTGCCCGATCCTGTGGGGATAATGGGAACCATGTGGACGAGGCCCAATGGGATGCAAGTTGGGCGTGTCCGGGTGCCCATCGGCGTGATCGGGATTATTTATGAGTCCCGTCCGAACGTGACGGCTGATTCGGCAGCGCTCTGTTTGAAATCCGGCAACGTCTGTGTCTTGCGTGGAGGGAGCGAGGCGATTCACTCGAATACCATGATTGCCAGGATTCTCTCTGAGGCGTCAGAGAAAGCGGGTGTTCCCTCCGGTGCCATCACCTTCATCGAGCGCGCCGATCGAGAGCTGGTCCCTGTGCTGCTGAAGCAGGACCGTTTCATCGACCTAATCATTCCGCGAGGCGGAGAGTCGTTGATGAAACTCATCGCGGAACATTCAACGATTCCAGTGGTCAAGCACGACGCGGGCGTGTGCCATGTCTATGTCGATGCCGAAGCCGATCCGGCGATGGCTGAAGCGATCTGCGTCAATGCCAAAGTGCAGCGGCCTTCCACCTGCAACGCGATGGAAACCTTGTTGGTTCACCAGTCGATGGCGAGAACGCTGTTACCAAAACTTGCGGTACGTCTCAAGGCTGGAAACGTCGAACTGCGCGGTTGCCCCAAAACCTGCCAGTTGATCGCCGACGCCAAGCCGGCGAGCGAACAGGATTACGGGAGAGAGTTTCTCGATCTCATCCTTGCCGTGAAGATTGTGAAGAACATGGATGAAGCGATGGAGCACATCGCACAGTATGGATCGCGGCATACAGAGGCGATTGTGACGACGGACTATGGACGCGCGATGCGATTTCTTAAAGAAATCGATGCCGGTGCCGTGCTGGTGAACGCCTCCACTCGACTGAACGATGGCTATCAGTTCGGTCTTGGAGCCGAGATCGGTATCAGTACTTCGCGGATTCATGCCAGAGGCCCCATGGGATTGGAAGAGCTCACATGCTCAAAATTCATTGTTTTGGGAAACGGTCAACTGCGCGATTAA
- a CDS encoding type I secretion system permease/ATPase: MSAQAAQGPPESDSVTEETPPDLTDTGLICLLILARFHDLPANGSQLQHLFAQSGQALSETDLLRAAKHVGLKAGVVQTKWDKLVGMPLPAMAKLVDGRYLVVAKVQGEKVLVQHGDETRPLVLSRERFEMIWTGDLLLFTKRVHVRLQDLKFDFTWFIPALVKYRKFFGEVLMASFFLQLFALLTPLFTQVVIDKVLVHKGFTTLHVVAIGMIVLAVFEAMLGGLRTYLLSHTTNRIDVTLGAQLFRHILTLPLSYFEARRVGDTVARVRELEQIRQFLTSHSVTVLLDVVFTAVFLTVMWFYSSTLTLIVLASLPIYALLSVAITPAIRTRLHDKFNRGAENQAFLVEAVSGVQTVKALAVEPPLLRKWEEQLAGYVRASFRATSLITIAGHAATCVQKVTTVAVLWVGAYRVIEGDLSVGQLIAFNMLSAQVTGPLLRLVNLWQEFQQVGISVQRLGDVLNTQPEPSYHPNRTTLPHVNGEVRFEDVVFRYRPDGLEILRKVSFAVEPGQIVGIVGRSGSGKSTVAKLMQRLYVPERGRIVIDGVDLMQVDPAWLRRQVGVVLQENFLFNASVRDNIALTDPGLAMEQVMQAAQLAGAHEFILELADGYDTVIGEHGCTLSGGQRQRIAIARALVANPRILIFDEATSALDYESEAVIQQNLAHISQGRTVFMIAHRLSTVRQAHCIYVIDKGEIIERGTHDELLRTSGFYARLHAHQAA; the protein is encoded by the coding sequence ATGTCAGCGCAGGCCGCTCAGGGTCCTCCTGAGTCCGATTCCGTCACGGAAGAGACTCCACCAGATCTCACAGACACGGGACTGATCTGCCTCCTGATTCTCGCCCGGTTTCATGATCTTCCTGCCAATGGTTCGCAGCTCCAGCACCTGTTTGCGCAGTCGGGACAAGCGCTCTCCGAGACCGATCTCCTTCGTGCCGCCAAGCATGTTGGGCTCAAGGCCGGTGTCGTCCAAACTAAGTGGGATAAGCTGGTTGGGATGCCTTTGCCGGCGATGGCGAAGTTGGTGGATGGGCGGTATCTCGTGGTGGCAAAAGTTCAGGGTGAAAAGGTGTTGGTCCAGCATGGCGATGAGACCCGTCCGCTCGTGCTGTCACGTGAGCGGTTCGAAATGATCTGGACCGGGGATCTGCTGCTCTTCACCAAACGGGTTCATGTTCGGCTACAAGACCTCAAGTTTGATTTCACGTGGTTTATTCCGGCCCTCGTCAAGTACCGAAAGTTTTTCGGCGAAGTCTTGATGGCCTCCTTCTTTCTCCAGCTCTTCGCGCTCTTGACCCCGTTGTTTACGCAAGTGGTCATCGATAAGGTATTAGTCCACAAAGGGTTTACGACGCTGCATGTCGTGGCCATCGGCATGATTGTGCTCGCAGTCTTCGAGGCGATGCTTGGGGGGCTTCGGACCTACCTGCTGTCTCATACGACCAATCGCATCGATGTCACCCTCGGGGCCCAGCTCTTTCGCCATATCTTGACGCTCCCGCTGTCCTATTTTGAAGCCAGGCGAGTCGGCGACACGGTCGCACGGGTGCGTGAACTGGAGCAGATTCGTCAGTTCTTAACCAGCCATTCAGTCACCGTGCTGTTGGACGTTGTCTTTACCGCCGTCTTCTTGACGGTGATGTGGTTCTACAGCTCTACGCTCACGCTCATTGTGCTGGCGTCATTGCCGATCTATGCGCTGTTATCCGTGGCCATCACGCCGGCAATCCGGACTCGGTTGCATGACAAATTCAATCGAGGCGCGGAGAACCAAGCGTTCTTGGTCGAGGCCGTCAGCGGGGTTCAGACCGTCAAGGCTCTGGCGGTGGAGCCGCCGTTGTTGCGGAAATGGGAGGAACAGCTGGCCGGGTATGTGCGGGCGAGCTTTCGGGCAACCAGCCTGATCACGATTGCCGGACATGCAGCCACCTGTGTTCAAAAGGTCACCACGGTGGCTGTCTTGTGGGTGGGGGCGTATCGGGTGATCGAAGGCGATCTCAGCGTTGGGCAGTTGATCGCGTTCAATATGTTGTCTGCACAGGTGACCGGGCCGCTTCTCCGTTTGGTGAACCTCTGGCAAGAATTTCAACAGGTCGGGATTTCGGTCCAACGACTGGGTGATGTGCTCAATACACAACCGGAGCCTTCGTATCATCCTAATCGGACAACCCTTCCACACGTGAACGGAGAGGTCCGTTTTGAGGACGTCGTCTTTCGCTATCGACCAGATGGCTTGGAGATCCTCAGAAAGGTGTCGTTCGCGGTGGAACCAGGCCAGATCGTCGGTATCGTCGGACGGTCGGGGTCGGGTAAGAGCACAGTCGCGAAACTGATGCAGCGTTTGTATGTGCCTGAGCGAGGGCGGATTGTGATCGATGGAGTGGATTTGATGCAGGTTGATCCGGCTTGGCTGCGCCGACAAGTCGGAGTCGTGCTGCAAGAAAACTTTCTGTTCAACGCCTCCGTGCGTGACAACATTGCCTTGACCGATCCTGGGTTGGCGATGGAGCAGGTGATGCAAGCGGCACAACTCGCCGGAGCCCACGAGTTCATCCTGGAATTGGCCGATGGGTACGATACTGTGATCGGAGAACATGGATGCACCTTGTCGGGTGGCCAGCGCCAGCGGATCGCCATTGCCAGGGCATTGGTCGCGAACCCGCGTATTCTGATCTTCGATGAGGCGACCAGTGCGCTGGACTATGAGTCCGAGGCAGTGATTCAGCAGAACTTGGCCCACATCAGCCAGGGACGGACGGTGTTCATGATTGCCCATCGGTTGAGTACGGTGCGGCAGGCCCACTGCATCTATGTCATCGACAAAGGCGAAATCATCGAGCGAGGAACGCATGACGAGCTGCTGCGAACCAGTGGGTTCTATGCAAGGCTGCATGCGCATCAAGCGGCCTAG